A genomic stretch from uncultured Cohaesibacter sp. includes:
- a CDS encoding MurR/RpiR family transcriptional regulator: MIKVGRGQSDIHLGPKALAALGKILNLQGDPALFSITTLADRLEVNASTITRLARNLGYPGFSAFQEVLIKASISSPGEFYSKKAQQTLQSRDAPSLSKVSQLCHESQANIDRLIETFDTTAFDHAVSMITNAPRICLYGIRQFHAFASFLTYGLRMIRSDVNLLDSNALGLAEGMAQYSSDDLFIAGSCAPYSVQTVNATQAAHEHGMQTLVITDTLASPLVRFSDEALFSPHQTSFISNSISTFMLLAECIINGCAAAAPAATQKAIEDRDRLIKMMQIEM; encoded by the coding sequence ATGATCAAGGTTGGCCGAGGTCAGAGTGATATCCACCTCGGCCCCAAAGCACTTGCAGCGTTGGGAAAGATCCTTAATTTACAGGGCGATCCTGCACTCTTTTCGATCACCACACTTGCTGACCGTCTGGAGGTCAATGCTTCGACCATTACTCGGCTGGCTCGTAATCTTGGCTATCCGGGCTTTAGCGCCTTTCAGGAGGTATTGATCAAGGCCTCCATATCGTCGCCAGGAGAATTCTATTCTAAAAAAGCGCAACAGACTCTGCAAAGTCGCGATGCGCCCAGCCTCTCCAAGGTTTCCCAGCTTTGCCATGAGAGCCAGGCGAATATCGATCGCTTGATCGAAACCTTCGACACCACAGCGTTTGATCATGCTGTGTCGATGATTACCAATGCACCGCGCATTTGCCTTTATGGCATTCGGCAATTTCACGCCTTTGCCAGTTTTCTCACATATGGCTTGAGGATGATCCGCTCGGATGTGAATTTGTTGGACAGCAATGCTCTGGGATTAGCTGAAGGGATGGCGCAATATTCATCTGACGATTTGTTCATTGCGGGCAGTTGTGCTCCTTACTCCGTTCAAACAGTCAATGCGACTCAGGCAGCCCATGAACATGGCATGCAAACATTGGTCATCACGGACACTCTTGCTTCTCCACTGGTTAGATTCTCCGATGAAGCACTCTTTTCGCCACATCAGACAAGCTTTATTTCCAACTCCATCTCTACCTTCATGCTTTTGGCCGAATGCATCATCAACGGGTGTGCAGCCGCCGCACCTGCGGCAACTCAAAAAGCGATTGAAGATAGGGACCGCCTAATAAAAATGATGCAAATTGAAATGTAG
- the glnQ gene encoding glutamine ABC transporter ATP-binding protein GlnQ: MSIIEFHKTSKAFGPLTVLDEVDLSIDAGEVVVLVGPSGSGKSTLLRCINALETITGGDLIVDGLSVKGNVRQLREIRQEAGMVFQQFNLFPQLTALKNIAFGPRQVRHLSQTEAEAIARDLLKKVGLEDKANHLPSELSGGQQQRVAIARALAVKPKVMLFDEPTSALDPELKHEVLSVMQKLAEEGMTMVVVTHEMAFAKQVGSRIIFMEHGKIAVDGNPREVIDNPPNDRMKDFLHHVE; encoded by the coding sequence ATGAGCATTATTGAATTCCATAAAACATCGAAGGCGTTCGGCCCCCTTACCGTTCTGGATGAAGTGGATCTGTCCATTGATGCGGGCGAAGTGGTTGTACTCGTTGGTCCTTCTGGTTCGGGTAAATCGACCCTTCTGCGTTGCATCAATGCGTTGGAGACCATAACCGGAGGAGACCTGATCGTCGACGGGTTGAGCGTCAAGGGCAATGTACGACAATTGCGCGAAATCCGGCAAGAAGCAGGCATGGTATTCCAGCAATTCAATTTATTCCCGCAATTGACCGCACTCAAGAATATCGCCTTCGGGCCAAGGCAAGTGCGCCACCTTTCCCAGACGGAAGCGGAAGCCATTGCCAGGGATTTGCTCAAAAAAGTCGGTCTGGAAGACAAGGCCAACCATCTGCCATCGGAGTTGTCTGGCGGTCAGCAGCAGCGGGTGGCCATTGCGCGTGCATTGGCTGTCAAACCCAAAGTTATGCTATTTGACGAGCCGACCTCAGCTCTTGATCCCGAACTCAAGCATGAAGTGCTGAGTGTCATGCAGAAATTGGCTGAAGAGGGGATGACGATGGTTGTCGTGACGCATGAAATGGCGTTTGCGAAACAGGTCGGTTCCCGCATCATTTTCATGGAGCATGGCAAGATTGCCGTTGATGGCAATCCACGAGAAGTGATTGACAACCCACCGAATGATCGGATGAAGGACTTCTTGCACCATGTCGAATAA
- a CDS encoding DUF6500 family protein: MRQPLRTKAIEVCNDKIAKKGETVGLSFYAFFANKNDDPELLMEAAEWWIKTHQLDHFE, from the coding sequence ATGCGACAGCCTCTACGAACCAAAGCAATCGAAGTCTGCAACGACAAGATCGCAAAGAAAGGCGAGACGGTGGGCCTTTCTTTCTATGCATTCTTTGCAAACAAAAATGATGATCCAGAGCTTCTTATGGAAGCCGCTGAATGGTGGATCAAAACACACCAACTTGATCATTTTGAGTAG
- a CDS encoding dihydrodipicolinate synthase family protein: protein MQPMDLRGLNPAPVTAFNKDGSLDIEANRRIAKWLASIEGVKSLVILGHAGEGTFLSEEERLEMISLYADAVDGAIPIITGIVGEGTQVAAVEAKKCKDAGATGALVYPNHGWLRFGFQKGAPQDRYKAIWENSGLQCILFQYPDVTKANYDLDTQLDIAAQEGVVATKNGVRNMKRWYVEIPALKEANPDLQVLSCHDEWLLPTMFDVDGLLVGYGNVAPELLVKLIAAGKAQDYPEARKVFEQMMPITRTVYHRGSHMEGTVALKIALMGRGVLDHATVREPLKPLGKAAEEEIFAALKASGIDPVDPKLLEAL, encoded by the coding sequence ATGCAACCGATGGATCTTAGAGGCCTGAACCCGGCCCCGGTTACTGCATTCAACAAAGACGGATCTCTGGATATCGAGGCAAACCGTCGTATCGCCAAATGGCTGGCGTCAATCGAAGGCGTGAAAAGCCTTGTTATTTTGGGGCATGCCGGTGAGGGTACCTTCCTGAGCGAAGAAGAACGCCTCGAGATGATCAGCCTTTATGCCGATGCAGTGGATGGAGCAATTCCCATCATTACCGGTATTGTCGGTGAAGGCACCCAGGTTGCTGCTGTGGAAGCTAAGAAATGCAAGGATGCCGGTGCGACCGGTGCGCTTGTTTATCCAAACCACGGCTGGCTTCGTTTTGGTTTCCAGAAAGGTGCTCCGCAGGACCGTTACAAAGCGATCTGGGAGAATTCGGGTCTTCAGTGCATCCTGTTCCAGTATCCGGATGTTACCAAGGCAAACTATGATCTGGATACGCAGCTGGACATTGCTGCTCAGGAAGGCGTTGTTGCGACCAAGAATGGCGTGCGCAACATGAAACGCTGGTATGTTGAAATTCCGGCTCTTAAAGAAGCCAATCCGGACCTTCAGGTGCTTAGCTGCCACGACGAATGGCTGCTTCCTACTATGTTTGATGTAGACGGTTTGCTGGTTGGATATGGTAACGTTGCTCCTGAGCTGCTTGTCAAACTGATCGCAGCGGGTAAAGCTCAGGATTATCCTGAAGCACGCAAGGTATTTGAACAGATGATGCCGATCACACGTACGGTTTATCACCGTGGTTCTCATATGGAAGGAACCGTTGCGTTGAAAATCGCGCTGATGGGCCGTGGTGTCCTTGATCATGCTACCGTGCGTGAGCCGCTTAAGCCACTTGGCAAGGCAGCCGAAGAAGAAATCTTTGCTGCACTCAAAGCTTCCGGCATCGACCCTGTCGATCCAAAGCTGCTTGAGGCGCTTTGA
- a CDS encoding TRAP transporter fused permease subunit: protein MSAVAAESSKGIARKVAFLIGLLFVAFQIWVLYDPQQPLFSRPLHLSFALLLLFLYKPLEADRLPRWVRLSIDSFVLLATLGVCAYYLLAYDRLTTRMENVSPIFTVDIVAGSALVLLLLEGARRAVGMILVYVLAVFILYALFGGYLPGWIGFRGFMMDEAIEIVSMTTAGVLGITTSTSVSFIFYFILFGAFYSAVGGGQLFIDLAIRVAGRATGGTAKAAILGSSLMGSISGSAVANVVSTGVFTIPLMKRTGLADYRAAGVEAIASTGGQLMPPVMGVAAFVMAEMLGMPYPSLALAGLIPALAFYFSLLLVVDLTARREGIRALTEEEVNATAPILPRLHLILPPIILVFMLVSGYSAAYAAVGASVASLVVPFLRRSTWIGRSELTDALRNAPKQAAEVAVPIAAIGIVIAVAVQSNLALKFAGSLVSLAEGSIYASLALAMVGCIIMGMGLPTVAAYIIGAVLFVPAIQKLGIEPLAAHFFIFYYCVLSMVTPPVALASFAAAAVGKAPAVKTGFAAFGLSLVAFFVPFGFVFDMGVLAQGSYGTIAVSAASLFGATALWAVAFGGWCLRPLALPTRLLIGLSGLTAVIAPAESIYWYAGMLAGWGLVILLVLIAKLAPGASTRGLFSNPPQGADGLAPKA, encoded by the coding sequence ATGTCCGCTGTAGCTGCTGAGAGCAGTAAGGGTATCGCGCGGAAAGTGGCGTTTCTAATTGGTCTGCTATTTGTGGCCTTTCAGATTTGGGTTCTTTACGACCCTCAACAGCCTCTTTTTTCACGCCCACTTCACCTCTCTTTCGCCCTTTTGCTTCTGTTTCTATATAAGCCGCTTGAAGCGGATCGGCTGCCTCGCTGGGTTCGACTGTCGATTGACAGCTTTGTCTTGCTCGCCACCTTGGGCGTTTGTGCCTACTATTTGCTGGCCTATGACAGACTAACGACCCGAATGGAGAATGTTTCTCCAATCTTTACCGTTGACATTGTCGCCGGGTCCGCCCTTGTTCTCCTCTTGCTGGAAGGGGCTCGCCGTGCAGTCGGCATGATACTGGTCTATGTTCTGGCTGTCTTTATCCTCTATGCCCTGTTTGGCGGATATCTGCCAGGTTGGATCGGCTTTCGCGGGTTCATGATGGACGAAGCCATTGAAATCGTTTCGATGACAACGGCTGGCGTACTGGGGATCACGACCTCGACATCGGTCAGCTTCATCTTCTATTTCATTCTGTTTGGTGCTTTCTACAGCGCTGTGGGTGGTGGTCAGCTCTTTATCGATCTGGCCATTCGCGTTGCAGGGCGCGCGACGGGAGGAACCGCAAAGGCTGCCATTCTCGGCTCAAGCCTTATGGGGTCAATCTCGGGAAGCGCGGTGGCGAATGTGGTCTCTACCGGCGTATTCACTATTCCATTGATGAAGCGCACGGGGTTGGCTGACTATCGGGCCGCTGGCGTGGAAGCCATTGCGTCGACCGGTGGCCAGTTGATGCCTCCCGTGATGGGGGTTGCAGCCTTTGTCATGGCAGAAATGCTCGGCATGCCTTATCCAAGTCTTGCTCTTGCCGGTCTTATTCCCGCACTTGCTTTCTATTTCTCGCTGCTTCTGGTGGTCGATTTGACAGCTCGTCGTGAAGGCATCCGTGCTCTGACCGAAGAAGAAGTCAATGCGACGGCTCCCATTCTGCCCCGCTTGCACCTGATCCTGCCTCCCATCATTCTTGTCTTCATGCTGGTTTCAGGCTATTCGGCCGCCTATGCAGCGGTTGGGGCGTCTGTTGCCTCTCTGGTGGTTCCGTTCCTGCGTCGTTCTACGTGGATCGGTCGGTCTGAACTGACCGATGCGCTTCGCAATGCCCCCAAACAAGCCGCTGAAGTTGCCGTTCCGATTGCCGCAATTGGTATTGTTATTGCCGTTGCTGTCCAGTCAAATCTGGCTTTGAAATTTGCAGGATCTCTGGTCAGTCTCGCTGAAGGCTCAATCTATGCCTCTCTGGCGCTGGCAATGGTTGGCTGCATCATCATGGGCATGGGGCTGCCGACGGTTGCCGCCTATATCATCGGTGCTGTGCTGTTCGTGCCTGCAATCCAGAAACTGGGCATTGAGCCTCTGGCTGCGCACTTCTTCATCTTCTACTATTGCGTCCTGTCAATGGTAACACCGCCTGTCGCGCTTGCTTCCTTCGCAGCCGCGGCTGTCGGAAAGGCGCCCGCCGTCAAAACCGGCTTTGCCGCCTTCGGGTTGTCATTGGTGGCCTTCTTCGTTCCCTTTGGTTTCGTGTTTGACATGGGCGTTCTGGCCCAGGGAAGCTACGGAACGATCGCGGTCAGCGCTGCGAGTTTGTTCGGGGCGACAGCTTTGTGGGCCGTGGCATTCGGTGGATGGTGTTTACGTCCGCTAGCACTTCCTACAAGACTGCTGATTGGGTTGTCAGGTTTGACCGCCGTTATTGCACCAGCAGAGTCTATCTATTGGTATGCAGGTATGCTTGCTGGTTGGGGGCTGGTTATCCTCTTGGTCCTGATCGCAAAACTTGCTCCCGGAGCAAGCACGCGCGGTTTGTTCAGTAATCCTCCCCAAGGCGCTGATGGTTTAGCCCCAAAAGCCTGA
- a CDS encoding SIR2 family protein, which translates to MVWEAADVAATYADPTVLPDAEHYAIAALVREGLVTELPSANWDGLIEKAMGELTGEPNGLKVCVRAQDLQAPDQKATLIKFHGCAIRASEDEATYRPYLVGAQWQIDGWETNPRTQALAQYLISVAITKPTLMLGFSAQDANIRKVFGLAAATQNWAWPGELPAYVMAEDSIGEAQTALLGNVYPDQFAGDDRAAIKRSAHLRAFAKPLLPALLLWTFAAKLRRLARLGAFDLSDAMATWVDDGIQSFRNRIAATDDGDHLRFVRSLVFGLSRSKRIFLSGKNEIDATRYEPLTPIPLNQMNQDLESETNGLPEGAMIVAALAQGAEAGDWSLKLPQAPDTKNGSVEVTKGTRTDRVFLLGRPEAELALFDSEAILDEDEDVILIHAHHIHERLPRSPSRAPGRTARSPGPRRLSMASLLTVDGTPGELMERFKLEANL; encoded by the coding sequence ATGGTTTGGGAAGCGGCCGACGTAGCCGCGACCTATGCTGATCCGACGGTATTGCCCGATGCTGAGCACTACGCAATTGCTGCTCTCGTTAGGGAAGGGCTGGTCACAGAGCTTCCGTCGGCCAATTGGGACGGGCTTATCGAAAAGGCGATGGGGGAACTGACAGGAGAGCCCAACGGGCTGAAGGTGTGTGTGAGGGCCCAGGATCTGCAAGCGCCCGACCAGAAGGCAACTCTCATCAAGTTCCATGGCTGCGCCATAAGAGCAAGCGAAGATGAAGCCACCTACCGCCCTTATCTCGTGGGTGCCCAATGGCAGATCGACGGCTGGGAGACCAATCCGAGGACCCAGGCCTTGGCTCAGTACCTCATAAGCGTGGCGATTACCAAGCCCACGTTGATGCTCGGCTTCTCCGCTCAAGACGCCAACATCCGCAAAGTTTTTGGCCTCGCGGCGGCCACACAAAACTGGGCATGGCCGGGCGAACTGCCGGCCTACGTGATGGCAGAAGATTCGATCGGCGAAGCGCAGACCGCGCTTCTTGGAAACGTCTATCCCGATCAGTTTGCAGGGGATGATAGAGCGGCGATCAAGCGCAGCGCTCATCTCCGAGCGTTCGCCAAACCACTCTTGCCCGCTCTGCTTTTGTGGACCTTCGCAGCGAAACTTCGGCGCCTTGCTCGACTTGGCGCATTCGATCTTTCCGATGCGATGGCAACCTGGGTCGACGACGGAATCCAGTCGTTCCGCAATCGAATAGCTGCAACTGACGACGGCGACCATCTTAGATTTGTGCGTTCGCTGGTTTTCGGTCTCTCTCGTAGTAAGCGCATATTCCTTTCTGGGAAAAACGAGATCGATGCCACTCGATATGAGCCTCTGACGCCTATCCCCCTAAACCAGATGAACCAGGACCTGGAGTCGGAGACGAACGGTTTGCCGGAAGGGGCCATGATTGTTGCGGCTCTAGCCCAGGGTGCTGAAGCGGGAGACTGGTCGCTAAAATTACCTCAGGCGCCCGACACCAAGAATGGTAGTGTTGAGGTCACCAAGGGTACTCGTACTGACCGCGTATTCTTGCTTGGCAGACCTGAGGCCGAGCTGGCGCTTTTCGATAGCGAGGCGATTCTTGACGAGGACGAAGACGTAATTCTTATCCACGCGCATCATATCCATGAGAGACTGCCCCGTTCACCGAGTCGTGCACCCGGGCGAACGGCAAGGTCTCCCGGCCCCCGACGCCTAAGCATGGCAAGCTTACTTACAGTGGACGGAACTCCAGGCGAACTGATGGAACGATTTAAGCTTGAGGCAAACCTATGA
- a CDS encoding DUF1330 domain-containing protein — translation MSALWIANISVSDPVAFAEYSKRAGPAIAKHGGVFLARGGAFEQLEGREWPRNVVVRFESIEAARNCYHSEEYQEAISYARGASERQLVVVEELS, via the coding sequence ATGTCTGCACTTTGGATTGCGAACATCTCTGTGTCTGATCCCGTTGCATTTGCTGAATATTCAAAACGGGCAGGGCCTGCGATCGCCAAGCATGGCGGGGTCTTTCTGGCAAGAGGTGGCGCTTTTGAGCAATTGGAAGGGCGAGAATGGCCACGCAATGTTGTTGTGCGCTTTGAAAGCATAGAGGCTGCAAGAAACTGCTATCACTCAGAAGAGTATCAAGAGGCGATTTCCTACGCACGCGGTGCATCAGAAAGACAACTCGTCGTCGTTGAAGAGCTCTCATAA
- a CDS encoding LacI family DNA-binding transcriptional regulator, whose amino-acid sequence MAKNSRTTARSSRVTILDVARAAGVSKSSVSRLLDERLPRSNSEVAQRVRRVAKELGYVRDVSAANLRRGSTSTIGLIVPRLTDTVMALLYEALQRAAAKSGKIVIVATTDETIEAERRAANSLIGKGVDALVLATARNDDPFIKELAERGVKYVLALRTDGTSLSSIGNDELGGYLATRHLIDLNHSRIGLIAGPSYSSTACGRTKGFRKAMAEAGLKVDEELVVESTFGIESGRGAATKLMSNPEPPTAIFAVNDNIAIGAFAAIHSLGLSVPDDVSLVGYNDIPIVSHLYTPMTSVHVPFDHIATSVLELIDGEDVPEDQRIQVAMPSLIPRLSSTSIASREKKTQ is encoded by the coding sequence ATGGCGAAGAATTCTCGTACCACTGCCCGTTCTTCACGCGTCACAATTCTTGATGTGGCGCGCGCTGCAGGTGTGTCCAAGTCCAGTGTTTCAAGACTTCTCGATGAGCGGCTCCCACGTTCAAACAGCGAGGTTGCCCAACGCGTTCGCAGGGTCGCCAAAGAACTCGGCTATGTAAGAGATGTTTCAGCAGCCAATTTGCGTCGTGGCAGCACGAGCACGATCGGCCTCATCGTGCCCCGCCTTACGGATACAGTGATGGCATTGCTCTACGAAGCCCTGCAGAGAGCTGCTGCTAAATCGGGGAAAATCGTCATCGTAGCAACCACAGACGAAACGATTGAGGCAGAGCGAAGAGCTGCGAACAGCTTGATTGGAAAAGGTGTGGATGCCCTGGTCTTGGCAACCGCTCGCAATGATGATCCCTTCATCAAAGAGCTTGCCGAACGCGGCGTCAAATATGTTCTCGCTCTGAGAACCGACGGAACAAGCCTGTCGTCGATCGGCAATGACGAATTGGGTGGCTATCTTGCCACAAGACACCTGATAGACCTCAACCATTCCCGAATTGGCCTAATCGCCGGTCCGTCCTACTCATCAACGGCTTGCGGGCGCACAAAGGGGTTCCGAAAAGCCATGGCGGAAGCTGGCCTCAAGGTCGATGAAGAGCTGGTGGTCGAATCCACATTCGGCATTGAATCGGGACGCGGTGCTGCAACGAAACTGATGTCCAACCCGGAGCCACCCACAGCGATCTTCGCGGTGAATGATAACATTGCGATCGGTGCATTCGCCGCCATTCATTCCCTTGGATTGTCGGTTCCCGATGACGTTTCTCTTGTCGGGTATAATGACATCCCTATCGTTTCGCATCTCTATACACCAATGACCTCTGTTCATGTGCCATTTGATCATATTGCAACCTCTGTACTAGAGCTTATAGATGGCGAAGATGTGCCGGAAGATCAAAGGATTCAGGTCGCAATGCCCTCGTTGATCCCTCGGCTTTCAAGTACTTCCATAGCGTCTCGGGAAAAGAAAACACAATAA
- a CDS encoding C45 family peptidase, translating into MSNKPRDLGRIEAAGTPFQIGYRLGKQGLESVHRHLLSSNIWQQVILQAKARNVQQMSLMVQEQFPRIWEELDGLAEGLELPLEHVVAWNSRGDLLASVPDGCTTVALPGANPVVAHNEDGLPFFRGACFVADVRPDDGPAYSSFCYPGSIPGHTFAITETGMVQTVNNLRLIDAPLGIPRMVMGRAMLGCSCIESVIEMLKTVPTCGGFHVLLGQRDPKSGMRLVSIEFGAGALETHEISTPFAHANHALLLGRSQIMTASSRDRQKRAQDLVSENRAFPLAILRDTGGHGLPIRRDQPTDPDNENTLATGVFEFCEDKVKWTIYDTLSDDSFYTNR; encoded by the coding sequence ATGTCGAATAAGCCCCGCGATCTGGGCAGGATAGAAGCCGCAGGAACACCATTTCAGATTGGATACCGTCTTGGAAAACAGGGGCTTGAAAGCGTTCACAGACACCTGCTTTCAAGCAATATCTGGCAGCAGGTAATTCTCCAAGCAAAGGCTCGGAATGTTCAGCAGATGAGCCTGATGGTGCAAGAACAATTTCCTCGCATCTGGGAAGAGCTGGATGGCTTGGCCGAGGGGTTGGAATTGCCGTTAGAACATGTGGTTGCGTGGAATAGTCGAGGCGATCTGCTCGCTTCGGTGCCGGATGGGTGCACCACTGTTGCCTTGCCCGGAGCCAATCCCGTTGTTGCCCACAATGAAGATGGCTTGCCCTTCTTTCGTGGGGCTTGCTTTGTCGCGGATGTCAGACCGGATGACGGCCCCGCCTATTCTTCATTCTGCTATCCCGGTTCGATTCCGGGCCACACTTTCGCTATTACCGAGACGGGGATGGTGCAGACCGTCAACAATCTTCGCCTGATTGATGCACCGCTTGGTATACCGCGTATGGTGATGGGGCGTGCCATGCTGGGCTGTTCCTGCATAGAGAGCGTCATAGAGATGCTAAAAACCGTTCCGACCTGCGGCGGATTTCATGTTCTGCTGGGGCAGCGAGACCCAAAATCAGGAATGCGACTTGTTTCCATCGAATTTGGCGCAGGTGCTTTGGAAACACATGAAATATCCACTCCCTTTGCCCATGCGAATCATGCTCTCCTTCTCGGAAGAAGCCAGATTATGACCGCGTCGTCCCGTGACAGGCAAAAGCGTGCTCAGGACCTTGTGTCGGAGAACAGGGCTTTCCCGTTGGCTATTCTGCGCGATACCGGAGGGCATGGCTTGCCCATAAGGAGGGATCAGCCGACGGATCCTGACAATGAGAATACGTTGGCAACCGGCGTTTTTGAGTTTTGTGAAGATAAGGTGAAGTGGACGATTTATGACACACTCTCAGACGACAGCTTCTACACCAACCGGTAA
- a CDS encoding TAXI family TRAP transporter solute-binding subunit produces MFGKFSKLAQSTIAAIALVGIGCSSASADELRIGAMREGSAWYVFAATLEQMIESLDGTEIEVIARGGGVANPMVVQAGKADIALSNVASAIWAYEGSEVYGGKKAPDIRALVGGLNDVYVGAIARKAYLDEVGTTDMKEIFTSGKPVRVLMKPVGSSAVPVAHMVFDSLGTSVDKIKEDGGDVIQVGAGQIADEMRNGKADIYFDTILKGHPTITEVSLTADVKFLDLPEETQKYIESHGLKVGSFGPWFSGQDGPTIGANIGTELIASASLSDDMAYKITKTLIENADILKESHGAWKNFDPSKAWLPENTGIPLHPGAERYYREVGLMK; encoded by the coding sequence ATGTTTGGAAAGTTTTCAAAACTGGCTCAATCAACGATTGCAGCCATCGCGCTTGTCGGGATCGGGTGTTCATCCGCTTCTGCAGACGAACTGCGAATTGGCGCCATGCGAGAAGGTAGCGCCTGGTATGTATTCGCAGCGACTTTGGAGCAAATGATCGAATCTTTGGACGGCACCGAAATCGAAGTGATTGCCCGTGGGGGCGGTGTTGCAAATCCAATGGTCGTTCAGGCGGGTAAGGCCGACATCGCTCTTTCAAATGTGGCAAGTGCTATCTGGGCCTATGAAGGGTCGGAGGTTTATGGCGGTAAAAAAGCGCCCGATATCCGAGCTCTCGTTGGTGGACTGAACGACGTTTATGTCGGCGCAATTGCTCGCAAGGCTTATCTCGACGAAGTCGGCACGACCGACATGAAAGAAATCTTCACCTCGGGGAAACCAGTTCGTGTCCTGATGAAACCGGTCGGCTCAAGCGCCGTTCCTGTCGCCCATATGGTTTTTGATTCCCTTGGCACCAGCGTAGACAAGATCAAAGAAGACGGTGGCGATGTGATCCAGGTAGGGGCTGGCCAAATTGCCGATGAAATGCGCAACGGCAAGGCAGATATCTATTTCGACACGATCCTCAAAGGCCATCCTACCATCACGGAAGTTTCGTTGACGGCTGATGTCAAGTTTCTTGATTTGCCGGAAGAGACGCAAAAATACATCGAGAGTCATGGATTGAAAGTCGGGAGTTTCGGTCCTTGGTTCAGCGGTCAAGACGGGCCTACGATCGGTGCGAATATCGGAACCGAACTGATAGCCAGTGCGTCTCTAAGCGATGATATGGCTTACAAGATCACCAAAACCCTTATCGAAAATGCCGACATATTGAAGGAATCACATGGCGCTTGGAAGAATTTCGACCCATCCAAGGCATGGCTTCCTGAAAATACGGGTATCCCGCTTCATCCGGGTGCGGAGCGCTACTATCGCGAAGTCGGTTTGATGAAATAA